In Apium graveolens cultivar Ventura chromosome 10, ASM990537v1, whole genome shotgun sequence, the following are encoded in one genomic region:
- the LOC141693057 gene encoding outer envelope protein 39, chloroplastic isoform X1 gives MGAQKSIHAGKAKVDLNVDFTHKLCAALMLQPFRDTGSPLSLVIGSLCIKHPNLFGKSEKLDLLWDKGLYDSNVSIAYRKPRPEWLTQQTVFLQHSVSPEVAIHGLPFDNFSRSGSGDVNLCRVSAGLDLSEPAGTNWSSKTSIKFEHVRPINDSGHSITRDVHGFPVTCSGAHHDSMVVLKQESRFARANDGSFTKLNLQIEQGIPLLSKWLIFNRFKFVASRGLKIGPAFLLTSLTGGSIVGDIAPYQAFAIGGLGSVRGYGEGAVGSGRSCLVANSELILPLNQMCEGAIFMDCGSDLGSGRYVPGDPAMRHGKPGSGVGGGCGLRFKFPLGHLQVDYAINAFQQKTVYFGFSNVAS, from the exons ATGGGAGCTCAAAAGAGCATCCATGCTGGCAAAG CTAAAGTAGACTTGAATGTTGATTTCACACATAAGTTATGTGCTGCTTTGATGCTTCAGCCTTTCAG GGATACTGGTAGTCCACTCTCACTTGTTATTGGAAG TCTTTGCATTAAGCATCCTAATTTATTTGGAAAGagtgagaagcttgatttattGTGGGACAAAGGACTTTATGACTCCAATGTGTCAATTGCTTACAGAAAGCCGAGGCCTGAGTGGCTTACGCAACAAACAGTGTTCCTTCAG CACTCTGTTTCACCTGAAGTCGCTATCCATGGTTTGCCCTTTGACAATTTCTCCCGTTCAGGGAGTGGAGATGTGAATCTCTGTCGCGTATCCGCAGGGCTAGATCTAAGTGAGCCTGCAGGTACCAACTGGAGCAGTAAAACAAGTATAAAGTTCGAG CATGTCCGTCCAATCAATGACAGCGGTCATTCTATCACCAGAGATGTTCATGGCTTTCCAGTGACTTGCAG TGGTGCACATCATGACAGCATGGTAGTACTTAAGCAAGAGTCTCGTTTTGCAAGAGCAAATGATGGGAGTTTCACCAAA CTCAACTTACAAATAGAACAAGGGATTCCTCTACTATCCAAGTGGCTAATCTTTAACCGGTTCAAGTTCGTTGCATCAAGGGGGCTTAAGATTGGGCCTGCTTTTCTATTAACCAG CCTTACAGGTGGTTCTATCGTGGGAGATATAGCTCCTTACCAAGCATTTGCTATCGGAGGACTTGGTAGTGTGCGAGGATATGGGGAGGGTGCAGTTGGATCCGGTAGATCCTGTTTAGTTGCAAACAGTGAATTGATATTACCTTTG AATCAAATGTGTGAAGGTGCGATTTTTATGGACTGTGGATCTGATTTGGGGTCTGGGCGTTACGTTCCAG GAGATCCTGCCATGAGACACGGTAAACCAGGGAGCGGAGTTGGCGGTGGATGTGGCCTTCGGTTCAAATTTCCGCTAGGTCACCTTCAGGTGGACTATGCTATAAATGCATTTCAACAAAAAACCGTTTACTTTGGATTCAGCAATGTAGCTTCGTGA
- the LOC141691567 gene encoding uncharacterized protein LOC141691567 — MPEMIEEETVEQTRRRCKWENDDYICRGHILNGMSDFLFDIYQNVESGKELWDSLESKYIAEDTSSKKFLVSNFINYKTVDTRPVMEQYSELLRILGQFVQHDMKMDESISVSSVIDKLPPSWKDFKHTLKHNKEEMTLVELGSHFRIEEALRAQEIKNNPKGKNQVGSSFVSMVEDGGSSKNSNKDNGKKRKFKGNNNTSSNKKPKLACWKCGKPGHFKKDCRVGKSKHNAGPSGSKDPEKQQGHILVQNYNSGQNYVSLISETFYVQDDNVAWWIDSGATSHVCKDLRWFEDFQPIEDGSMLKMGNVATEPIKGLGNVKLVFTSGKYVLLNNVLYIPGIRKNLLSGVVLNNCGYKQVSESDKYILSKHGTFVGFGYLCNDMFMLNVNVSFDDESACMASNSATNNSNKSKLWHARLGHVHYKRIKDMSKMSLIPAIDINNEKCKTCSRDEVEIESEYQYCFIIEEDPKTFNEVMTSRDVAFWKEDIQDEMNSFINNNTWELSDLPPGCKALGNRWIFKRKMKVDGTIDKFKARLVIQGFRQKEGIDYFDTYAPVARISTIRLLIALASIHNLVIYQMDVKTVFLNGELDEEIYMKQPEGFVMPGSEHKVCKLKKFLYGLKQAPKDWHQKFDSVVCLMVFFLTKQTNVYIASLMLLVKEL, encoded by the exons ATGCCAGAAATGATTGAGGAGGAAACTGTAGAACAAACTAGAAGACGCTGCAAATGGGAGAATGATGACTACATCTGTCGAGGTCACATCTTGAACGGTATGTCTGATTTTCTTTTTGATATATACCAAAATGTTGAGTCTGGAAAAGAATTGTGGGATTCCCTTGAATCCAAGTACATAGCTGAAGATACTTCTAGCAAAAAGTTTTTGGTTAGTAATTTTATTAACTATAAAACGGTTGATACTAGACCGGTCATGGAACAGTATAGTGAACTGTTAAGGATTTTGGGACAGTTTGTTCAACACGACATGAAAATGGATGAATCCATTTCGGTTTCTAGTGTTATAGACAAACTGCCACCCTCGTGGAAAGATTTCAAACACACCCTGAAACATAATAAGGAAGAGATGACTTTGGTTGAACTTGGAAGTCACTTCAGAATTGAAGAGGCTTTAAGGGCTCAAGAAATTAAGAATAATCCTAAGGGAAAGAATCAAGTCGGTAGCTCTTTTGTAAGTATGGTTGAAGATGGTGGATCTTCTAAGAATTCTAACAAAGACAAtggtaagaagaggaagtttaaAGGAAATAACAATACCTCTTCCAACAAGAAACCAAAATTGGCATGTTGGAAGTGTGGCAAACCTGGTCATTTCAAGAAGGATTGTCGGGTTGGTAAAAGCAAGCATAACGCTGGTCCAAGTGGATCTAAGGATCCAGAAAAGCAACAAGGTCATATTTTAGTACAAAATTATAATTCTGGGCAGAATTATGTGTCACTAATCTCTGAGACATTTTATGTGCAGGATGATAATGTTGCATGGTggattgattctggagcaacaAGTCATGTGTGTAAAGATCTTCGTTGGTTTGAAGATTTTCAACCAATCGAAGATGGATCTATGTTAAAGATGGGAAATGTTGCAACTGAACCAATCAAAGGACTAGGAAATGTAAAGCTTGTTTTTACTTCTGGAAAATATGTATTATTAAATAATGTGTTGTATATTCCTGGAATTCGAAAGAATCTCTTGTCTGGTGTTGTATTGAATAATTGTGGTTACAAACAAGTGTCTGAAAGTGACAAGTATATCTTGTCAAAGCATGGTACTTTTGTTGGCTTTGGTTATTTATGTAATGACATGTTTATGTTGAATGTTAATGTCTCATTTGATGATGAATCTGCTTGTATGGCTTCTAATAGTGCTACCAATAATTCGAATAAATCTAAATTGTGGCATGCTAGACTGGGACATGTACATTATAAAAGAATAAAGGATATGTCTAAAATGAGTCTCATACCTGCTATTGATATAAACAATGAGAAATGTAAAACAT GTTCAAGAGATGAGGTTGAGATTGAGTCTGAGTACCAATATTGTTTTATTATTGAGGAGGatccaaaaacatttaatgaagTAATGACATCAAGGGATGTTGCATTCTGGAAAGAAGATATTCAGGATGAGATGAATTCTTTCATAAATAATAACACATGGGAATTGAGCGATCTACCTCCTGGTTGTAAAGCATTAGGAAACAGATGGATCTTCAAAAGAAAAATGAAAGTGGACGGTACCATAGACAAATTTAAAGCCAGATTGGTTATACAAGGCTTTAGGCAAAAAGAAGGGATTGATTACTTTGATACTTATGCTCCTGTTGCTAGGATTTCTACTATCAGGTTGTTAATAGCACTTGCATCTATACACAACCTTGTAATTTATCAGATGGATGTAAAAACTGTATTCTTGAATGGTGAATTAGATGAGGAGATTTATATGAAACAACCGGAAGGATTTGTTATGCCTGGTAGTGAGCATAAGGTGTGTAAGTTGAAGAAATTTTTGTATGGTCTTAAACAAGCACCAAAAGATTGGCATCAAAAATTTGATAGTGTGGTTTGTCTAATGGTTTTCTTCTTAACCAAGCAGACAAATGTGTATATAGCAAGTTTGATGCTTCTGGTAAAGGAGTTATAA
- the LOC141691565 gene encoding secreted RxLR effector protein 161-like produces the protein MKDLGETEVILGIKIKRTKNSISISQSHYIEKILKRFNFNNCSPVSTPIDPSLKLVSSKTVVVSQLEFSRAIGSLMYAMISTRPDIAYVVGKLSRFTSKPSSHHWQTLSRVFKYLKGTMDYGLTYTGFPSVLEGHSDASWICDKEDHSSTSGWVFLLGGGVISWASKKQSCITNSTMESEFVALSVAGKEAEWLRNLIYEFHCGLNRYLPYLSDVIVSLPWLMLIEKCTKASLDT, from the coding sequence ATGAAAGACTTGGGAGAGACTGAGGTGATTCTTGGTATAAAGATCAAGCGTACGAAAAATAGTATTTCAATTTCTCAATCTCATTATATTGAGAAGATTCTGAaaagatttaactttaataattGTTCTCCAGTTAGCACTCCTATTGATCCTAGTCTTAAGCTAGTATCTAGTAAAACAGTTGTAGTATCTCAACTTGAATTCTCAAGAGCGATTGGTAGCCTCATGTATGCCATGATAAGCACCAGGCCAGATATAGCCTATGTTGTTGGTAAGCTTAGTAGGTTTACTAGCAAACCAAGTTCACATCATTGGCAAACTTTAAGCCGAGTGTTCAAGTACTTAAAAGGAACCATGGATTATGGTTTGACTTATACTGGATTTCCTTCGGTTCTTGAAGGTCATTCAGATGCAAGTTGGATTTGTGATAAAGAAGATCATTCTTCCACGAGTGGTTGGGTATTCCTTCTTGGGGGAGGTGTTATTTCTTGGGCATCAAAAAAACAGAGTTGCATTACTAACTCAACAATGGAATCTGAGTTTGTAGCATTATCAGTTGCTGGTAAAGAAGCTGAATGGCTAAGAAATCTGATTTATGAATTCCATTGTGGCCTAAACCGATATCTCCCATATCTATCAGATGTGATAGTGAGTCTGCCTTGGCTAATGCTTATAGAGAAGTGTACAAAGGCAAGTCTAGACACTTAG
- the LOC141693057 gene encoding outer envelope protein 39, chloroplastic isoform X2 has product MGAQKSIHAGKAKVDLNVDFTHKLCAALMLQPFRDTGSPLSLVIGSLCIKHPNLFGKSEKLDLLWDKGLYDSNVSIAYRKPRPEWLTQQTVFLQHSVSPEVAIHGLPFDNFSRSGSGDVNLCRVSAGLDLSEPAGTNWSSKTSIKFEHVRPINDSGHSITRDVHGFPVTCSGAHHDSMVVLKQESRFARANDGSFTKLNLQIEQGIPLLSKWLIFNRFKFVASRGLKIGPAFLLTSLTGGSIVGDIAPYQAFAIGGLGSVRGYGEGAVGSGRSCLVANSELILPLNQMCEGAIFMDCGSDLGSGRYVPGYFCALRSCHETR; this is encoded by the exons ATGGGAGCTCAAAAGAGCATCCATGCTGGCAAAG CTAAAGTAGACTTGAATGTTGATTTCACACATAAGTTATGTGCTGCTTTGATGCTTCAGCCTTTCAG GGATACTGGTAGTCCACTCTCACTTGTTATTGGAAG TCTTTGCATTAAGCATCCTAATTTATTTGGAAAGagtgagaagcttgatttattGTGGGACAAAGGACTTTATGACTCCAATGTGTCAATTGCTTACAGAAAGCCGAGGCCTGAGTGGCTTACGCAACAAACAGTGTTCCTTCAG CACTCTGTTTCACCTGAAGTCGCTATCCATGGTTTGCCCTTTGACAATTTCTCCCGTTCAGGGAGTGGAGATGTGAATCTCTGTCGCGTATCCGCAGGGCTAGATCTAAGTGAGCCTGCAGGTACCAACTGGAGCAGTAAAACAAGTATAAAGTTCGAG CATGTCCGTCCAATCAATGACAGCGGTCATTCTATCACCAGAGATGTTCATGGCTTTCCAGTGACTTGCAG TGGTGCACATCATGACAGCATGGTAGTACTTAAGCAAGAGTCTCGTTTTGCAAGAGCAAATGATGGGAGTTTCACCAAA CTCAACTTACAAATAGAACAAGGGATTCCTCTACTATCCAAGTGGCTAATCTTTAACCGGTTCAAGTTCGTTGCATCAAGGGGGCTTAAGATTGGGCCTGCTTTTCTATTAACCAG CCTTACAGGTGGTTCTATCGTGGGAGATATAGCTCCTTACCAAGCATTTGCTATCGGAGGACTTGGTAGTGTGCGAGGATATGGGGAGGGTGCAGTTGGATCCGGTAGATCCTGTTTAGTTGCAAACAGTGAATTGATATTACCTTTG AATCAAATGTGTGAAGGTGCGATTTTTATGGACTGTGGATCTGATTTGGGGTCTGGGCGTTACGTTCCAGGTTATTTCTGTGCATT GAGATCCTGCCATGAGACACGGTAA